AGACTGGCCATGAGAAGGAGTGACCCTTCCGAAGGCTTGTCGCCGCGGTGTTCGAAAACGTTGAGGGCCGTCGTCACGTCGCCCATGCTCTTTCCGGTCCCGATGACTCGAGCCAGCATGAGGGGGGAGACGTCGTGCAGTTCGCGAAGCTCGTTGACCCTGGTAAGGTCTTGAGGCTCCAGAGCTGCAAGGGCGGGGTGGGTATCGCGTGAAAGTTCGGTTCCGGTGCTCATAATATCCTTCAAGTTGTCAACGGCCGAGGCCGTTCAAATACCGATAGTTTATAGCATTTACTTGCTACCCTGTCAATGACGGAAGGGATAGTTTTCCAGATTGGCAACTAAAAAAGCCGCCCTTTCGGGCGGCTTTTGCTTGCGCTAGGCAATTTCGTCTTGCGGAATGTCCTTAAGGGCATCGGCCATGGCACTGCTTTTTGCAGTGGTTTTGGCGGTGGCAGGAGCCAATGGCGCCTCACCTTCTTCTGCAGGGAAGAAGCCGCGCCCACCTTCTGGCTCAATGATCTTCAGGTTAATGCGCTCATTGTGGCGAGCACCAAGCACCCGAAGGATTGTGCGCAAAGCTTTTGCGGTCCGTCCTTCTTTTCCGATGATAGTCGCCATGTCCTCCGCTTTGACATGGAGGGAAATGAGCGTGCCCATCTCATCTACGACACGTTCTGTTTGCACGTCGTCCGCGTGGTCGACAATGGACTTCACAATAAATTCGACAAATTCCTGATCAAATTGTTTGTCCGCCATGGGAACCGTTCTTACCAATTATGGCTCTAGTATAGGGAGTCTTGGTGGCTCAGTGCAATAGAAAAGAAAAACCCCCGGTTCCGGGGGTTGTGTCTTAGGCTTGCGCCTCTTCTTCGGTAGCAGGCTCTTCCGTGGCGACTGCTTCTTCAGGAGCAGCCTCTGGCTCTGCGACTACCTCTTCAGCGGGAGTTTCCTCTGCAGGAGTCTCCTCTACTAGTTCAGCTGCTGGCTCTTCGACCGCGGCTTCTTCAGCTACTTCAACAGCAGGCGCTTCTGCAACTACTTCTTCCTTCTTGGTAGGTGTGTAGAAATTGCTGAGACGGCGGCTCTTGTCGAAAATACCGGCTTTGACCAAGAGGTTGGTGACGGTGTCGGATGGCTGGGCGCCTTTGGCGAGCCATTCCTCTGTCTTCTCTTTATTCACCACCAGCTGCTTGTCAGCTTGGGCTGGGTGGTAGTGGCCCAAAAGGTCAATGTATTTACCATTAAGCTTTGAGCGCTTTTCTTGTACCACAATACGGTAGTGTGGGTCGTGGATTTTTCCAGTGCGCGTCAGGCGAATCGCAAGCATGATTTGGAATGAATGAATTGAGTGAGTTCTCGGAAACGAGTCTTTGCTACCTTACCAGATTAGCTAGGGAGTGTCTAGTCTGGGCGCAAAAACGTGCCAAAGAAGAAGGCGCCCTGCTGAAAGGCGCCTATGGTGAAGAGTTGTGTGACAGGCGGGTGCCTGCCGAGTGTTGCGCGCGAAAGGAATTAGTTCTGAGTGTTCTGCTTCATACGTTGGTATGGTGCCTCCGTAATCTAGGATGCTTCTACTATACGCCAAAGAATGCGTTTGGGAATCCTAGCGCAACTTTTCGTACAATTCTTCAGGTTTCATCCGCTTTCCGGCAGCAAAAGCGGCGAAACTCATGCGCTTACTGCTTTCTGGCTGTACCTCGTCTAGCCAGAGCTTGTCTTCTGCAAGGTGCGCACTGTGGATGATGAGGCGCTTTCCCTCACACGTAAGCCAGGCACCAGGCCATCCTTGGTAAGCACGGATCTTCCGCTCGTTTGTCTGAGGATCGTCGTTAAGGTTGATGTGCCCGTCTTCTTTGGTGATGAACTTGGTGAAGGTGGCTTCAAAATCAAACTGGGGGATGAGGTCTATCTCTTCATTCAGGTATGCGTCGATATTCTCCAAGAAAAGGCGCGCCCCTTTTTGGGTAAGCAGCTCGTACAGTTCGTCGGGCGTTTCTTTACCGTGCAGTAGGTGGCTTTCTTGCGCGACAATATCGCCATGGTCCATTTTGGAGTCAATCTGCATGAGGCTGACACCTGTTTCCTTTACTCCGTCCAAAATTG
Above is a window of Verrucomicrobiia bacterium DNA encoding:
- a CDS encoding KH domain-containing protein gives rise to the protein MADKQFDQEFVEFIVKSIVDHADDVQTERVVDEMGTLISLHVKAEDMATIIGKEGRTAKALRTILRVLGARHNERINLKIIEPEGGRGFFPAEEGEAPLAPATAKTTAKSSAMADALKDIPQDEIA
- the rpsP gene encoding 30S ribosomal protein S16, whose product is MLAIRLTRTGKIHDPHYRIVVQEKRSKLNGKYIDLLGHYHPAQADKQLVVNKEKTEEWLAKGAQPSDTVTNLLVKAGIFDKSRRLSNFYTPTKKEEVVAEAPAVEVAEEAAVEEPAAELVEETPAEETPAEEVVAEPEAAPEEAVATEEPATEEEAQA
- a CDS encoding methionyl-tRNA formyltransferase → MMTPKNDIPFVFFGSPPIGPIALRVLEQNKYMPAAIVTDTKLTTDEQVAIVEENKAGFILVVGYGAILKQGLLDSVAGQALNIHPSMLPLYRGPAPVVQAILDGVKETGVSLMQIDSKMDHGDIVAQESHLLHGKETPDELYELLTQKGARLFLENIDAYLNEEIDLIPQFDFEATFTKFITKEDGHINLNDDPQTNERKIRAYQGWPGAWLTCEGKRLIIHSAHLAEDKLWLDEVQPESSKRMSFAAFAAGKRMKPEELYEKLR